The Petrotoga sibirica DSM 13575 nucleotide sequence ATGAAAGGTGTAAATCTAATTTTTTATTCTCTAATTTATTAAGTAAAAGATTCAATTTATTCTTTCTCTTCTTTAGGCTCATTTAGAACTTCTTGGTTCTCATCTTCTCTTTCTAAATCAACTGGAGAAGGAAGTTCACTTTTTTTTGATTTTCTTTCCGTTCTTTCTGAAGAAATCAAAAGGAAGATTGATTTCTCTTCTTTTGAACAAAGCTGCCTCCGGTGAGAATATTCCTTTATATCTAATGGGCTTTTCCATTGCCTCAACTTCTGTTAAAAGAATGACAGATATGATCCTTAATATGAACCCTATAATAAAAATCAACTGAATCCCATGATAGGGGTCTCCCATAAAATGGATCTTTATATTTTCGAGATGATTTGCTAAGAATCCCCCACTCAGTGACCCAAAAATAGCTGCAATACCAGCGATGAAAGAGTTGGCTGCGATGAAATTTTCGGATGGTTCTTTGGATATTTCTAAGAGTAGATTAAAGATAGCTAAATTGATCGCTGACCAAGCGAAGGCGGCAAATATCGCATTTAAGAATAAAATACTCCTATAATTACTTTCATTCATTAAAAAGTACATCATTGGGCTGAAAGTTGACAATAAAATTCCCAAACTTAGAACGTTTTTACTACCGAACCTGTCTGCCACTGCTCCATAAAGTAAATACAAAAAAATAGAGATAACGCTTGTTAATATTCCCATATTTCCAAGAAATTGATAATTTATATTCAAAATCGCAACTTCATAATAAGAAAAGTAAGGTCTTGCAAATTCTATCCCAAAGCTCCAAACAAACATAAAAACCAAGAAATTTCCAAAGTTTCTATCCTTAAACGGTACAAAAATGTTTAAATTAAAAGATGAGATTTTTTCACTTTCTTCAGGGAACTCATGTTTCATCAGCAACACAGCTGAAAGAATAGAAAAAAATGCCATAAAACTTGTAACCAACAACAACCCTGTTTTAAAATTAGGAAATTCTAAAAACAAAGAATAAAGATACAGCATAATTATACCAGTTATGGAGGAGAATATATTACGAAGTCCGAAATATTTACCTCTTTGTTCAAAGGGAACAACGCTTTTAATCAAAACTGTCCAAGTGTTGCCTACAAATGTTCCGAAAAAAGAAAATAAAAGGATAATAATTAATATAATATACTCAGACCTCACATCAAAGAAGATGAAAATAGGCAATAAAACAAATAAAGTTCTCGATATAAACGCGTTTATTATAAGACTTTTCTTTTTGGAACCAATGATCTGGTTTATTCGAGAAGAAAAAATCTGAAACATCTGTGCTATAATAGGAAAAGAGGTCATAATTGATATAAAAAGAGGAGAAGCGTTAAAGTATAGAGCAAGAGTTGTGAAAATAAACCCTTGTGTACCGATAAAAAACGCATTGTATGAACCTGCCTCGAAGATAGAGAGAACCCTTGTTTTTGCATATTTTGCCATATTTATTTTTCTCCTTGCCATTCAATATTATTTTGTTTTTAAAATGTATTTGTTTGAAAATATATTATAATCCACCAATGAAAAATAAAGTTTACTTTATAATTTAATAATTGTTATTTTTGTTTGTGAAGGGATTTCACCTTTAATCGTTTTAAAATTTAAGAGGTGATAATATTGAATAAACACCATCCATATGTAATGTGGGCAAGAAAAGTGATAGAAACATATGTAAAAGAAAAGAGAAAAATAGATTTTGATGAAACCCTTCCAAAAGATTTATTTAACAAAAAAAGAGGTTGTTTTGTGAGCCTTCACAAAGCCTCAGGAGAACTAAGAGGTTGCATTGGTACCATTGTACCCGTTTACGATAATTTAATTAAAGAGATAAGAGAAAATGCAAT carries:
- a CDS encoding MFS transporter, coding for MAKYAKTRVLSIFEAGSYNAFFIGTQGFIFTTLALYFNASPLFISIMTSFPIIAQMFQIFSSRINQIIGSKKKSLIINAFISRTLFVLLPIFIFFDVRSEYIILIIILLFSFFGTFVGNTWTVLIKSVVPFEQRGKYFGLRNIFSSITGIIMLYLYSLFLEFPNFKTGLLLVTSFMAFFSILSAVLLMKHEFPEESEKISSFNLNIFVPFKDRNFGNFLVFMFVWSFGIEFARPYFSYYEVAILNINYQFLGNMGILTSVISIFLYLLYGAVADRFGSKNVLSLGILLSTFSPMMYFLMNESNYRSILFLNAIFAAFAWSAINLAIFNLLLEISKEPSENFIAANSFIAGIAAIFGSLSGGFLANHLENIKIHFMGDPYHGIQLIFIIGFILRIISVILLTEVEAMEKPIRYKGIFSPEAALFKRREINLPFDFFRKNGKKIKKK